The sequence gtaaaatataaatatataaaacataatacataaatatataatgcaatatataaatatataaaatttatgttttctaaatataaatctttaggCAAAGCTGCGTGAAAATTCaacataattgttttattctttttttcaaatttagtaaagaaaaaaataacaaacaaaaataattcctaaatttctaaagtttgttataaaaacattttgtctCTTTgattacacaataaaatatattataatatattataatatattataatatattatatattataatatattataatatatattataagtatttaaagaaagagagagaaaaaggaagagaattttgctattattaaaaagtaaataaaaatgtctaaaatttTAGTGAGGAGAGATTTAGATTCGATTTAGATTTAGATTTAGATTTAGATTAGGAGAGATaagattagataatatttttgtaatgtgATATTACGTaagttctaaattatattcgaaAGTTAATCAAAGTTTATAAGCGACTCATAAaagctttctttctctctcctttcactcgatttttttctctttattactTACACATACGTGACTTGGGCACATAATACAAAAGAACGCTACACAACATTAACACGATTAATGAGAGACGCTTCAAATAAGTGATCCACTCAAGTACGTTGAATTTCTCATCAAAATAACCTGACGAGTAAAGGAGGAAGTCATTTGGACGACGAGAGAATATTACTTTCTCTTACCGTATCCATAAGATTTGGTAGACACGCATTGCATAGCAAGCGCGACGATAAACACTACGAATTTCATGGTCCACGgaagatgtaatttttttaagtattattttccATGTTCCAATCTCTCTCATTAATTTTACGGTATTccaggaaaagaaaaaaagaaagaggattTTGAGTGACACATATGCGTTCTGAAGCGATGTCCGATCACGACGTAAGAGACAGTTTCATTTCGTTTTGAGCATTGATATCAAGCTAATTATGCCTTAATTTTACTCGGTAACCATAACGACTAATATGACAATAAGATAATTACatgtgataattatttctatggaatttttgctttttaattatactaacATGTCGCGTAAAAAGAATTGTGACAGTGTAAGATTTtacatcttaattttttattacgctttgagaattttacaatataatacaaaggAAACATGTCATAAGTATCGACTTTTCACTACAATCTAACAAGGATGGGTGGGTGGATAACACACACACGTAAACGtacgagaaaattatttcgtacGAATCAGCGCGATAGGTTGAAAGCACAGCGTGCGTAAGCGGGGACTCGCACTACTCACTAAATAGTGCCTCTATAAAGCAACGTCGCTTCATAACTTTCGTAACTATCCGAAGATTAAAATCTCCACAGAATTCGATCAAATAAGAAGCGACATATCGAGCTATCTTACAATAAGTGAGaacacaatttaaaaatatattattatcttttacgaAATACTGTTTAATTCGGTAtacataaattctaaataaaatacgacAAACCGATAAGGACATTCGTTAAGTACTCATCCTTGTCGATTAGTCCAGAAAGACTGTCCAACGAGTCCATAGAGTCGCCTGTCAATTTAatagcaaaaagaaaatactgtATGCTCATTCGAGCAACGAATTCTATCGCCACGAAGAGTCGATCTCGCGAGTTTTATAAGTCTTAAGACTACGATATAATTCTTATCGATAATCATCTAGCAACTTTTGCTAAACATAGACTGCTCTATTAATATTGGGGACAGATGCCAGTGTTTGCTGGATTAAGTGAATTCATGCATAACAACGTATGctaatgtaaataatgcaatattatataataaaataaaacggagtaataatgataaaataattaataataataataataataataataatagtaatgtgTGAATCACATACGCGCATACACGTAACCATTGGCGAAAAAAgtgatattatcttatttgtaTGAAGATAACCTTGTGATATGTATTTTCGCTCATTTGGCACCTCGTAAAGAATACTCGAGGGCAAGAGATTGGACTGTCATGAATTACTTCATCCACAAATGAttcattattcaataaatttgtgCAATCTATCTCATCTTGACGCAACCAACAATATTACGTTGAATAATATTCACGTATACACCAAACATTTGTCGTTTTTTTACGTGCTCAACCGGTGCGCGTACACGCGTACAACATACGAATAAACGACTTTATACAATGGCAGATAAATTGATGAGCGGAACAAGGACGATGATAACGATGAATTGCTCTATCGAACCTATAAGTTGAAGTCTTGACGCTTTATTTGAAACTAATATCTTtcgatttgtaattttatcaaaatcaccGATCAAGCTAAGACACtctcaaaatatatcattcaAAGACGCATCATTAGACTTTCTTAAAAGGAACACAGttgattatcaaaaattattgtcgccAAAGAGTTTAAAAAAGTGATTATTGATCTAAAACACATGATCGACTTCAAGGTTTGATGGTTCGCAAGAGGAATAATCGAATCATTATAACGAAGATGCGGAAGATCTTATTCTTACGCAAAATGTTTCGCCTTCATTTTGTTGACAGCATTCGTAAGGTGGATCATCTCGGTGTTGAGTTGAGAAATCAGACCCTCCAGTCTATCAACGCTATCGAGGACTTCGACGCGTTGCGTATGCGGATTGTATCTCACCTCGAACGGCCGACTCATGGTAGCCACCTGCGAGAAAAACCAAGACTCGTGACTAAGCTCGTTTACTCAAATAAGAAATTACAGTCTAATTACTTCCTTCTTGtacaataaacaattataaaaaaattaaagatattaaacatcaagaatattgaaaagaatccaaaaaagaaaaattatttaaaaaaattattttgaattcttCAGTTAATTGGTTTTGTTATTTTCAAGCTTTCTactaatatatagtaataaaattagaacaagttttaaaaaattgcaaaaagtagattaaaaattattctatgaGTAATACTAAGCAAGCAATCATTTGAATGCATGACGGAAATAATTAACGCGCTTACCCAGCGACGGAATTTCTCCTTGGCATCTTCGAAGCTTTCAGCTACGTAATAGATCGGTTGATATTCCTGATCTTGATACTTTTGAAGAGCGGTAGTTGACGGATCAAAAGATCGATGCTCACATTTATCGCTCAACGCGTGCAGGAGTTCGCCATAGGCCGACAACAAACCAGCACCATAAGCTTTGATTTCGGTACCTTCCTTACAGAGACCGAACTCGATCGTGAACCAATAGATAGTCGACAATTTTTCGATTTCCTCGTCCGAAGCACCGAGGGACGCCAGACCGATCTCTTGCGAAAATTGAGCAAAACTAGGATCGGCCAGAAGCGGCATATGACCCAAGAGCTCATGGATGCAGTCtctgtaaataataacaaaacgaACCTTGAAGATTACGTCACGTGCTCAAATCGAAATCTGACATTCCGCGTTTAAATTTATCACCTatgttcattttaaaattcttgatatacaatttattgcaataacaATAATGCTTAATTTAGCTGTCAGATTTTAACTAAATCATTGAATAAGTTGGGCGTGCTAAAGCCAATTAAAATGCATCGCTAGATAAATGGCGCGAATTAAATTGATACTCCAGGGAGCCATTCTATTCTTACAATCTGCAGAGCTATCGGCAGTCCCTGAAAATCAAACTGTAACGCGACTCGCTACGCGGAGGAACGATTTCGTAACTGCGAAACTGAGTTATCAACGCCATCGCGTCGTTAAAAGCCAATTAGAGTTCCATTACGAGCTTAGAGAGGCGCGGTAATTCTATTATCATCGTTCTCTGTGTACCGGGTGCAGGCTCCCGTCATAACGCAATATCGATTGCCTTGTAATTTGACACGAAGGGGCAGTCGCGACATGGACTTAGAGCGACCTTTATCATGTATGATTTTTAAGATGCGTTGCAGCTTTGTTTCCTCGCGACTATAACATTTTATCAAGTctcatttatcaatatatcctgtgcaatattctttttgtgcTTTGTATAACAcaccataaaaatttataagataatttctaaaatagtaCGTGTGCATAATATGTTCGAATACAATCATCTCttgaatgaataatataattacatacataatttttagacAGTTTTTGACAGAAAGCTATGCtagcaaaagtaaaaaataaaaagttttaaaaaacttaCGGTTCGGGAGTGTGATACGGGCTATTAATATGACGGATGTATTGGGTACTCTGGAATACCCTAAAGGCAAGGCTGGACAAGAAATCGCGCGCTGTCAAAAGACCGGCGGCCGGTCGAAGAGTGAATCCCGTGCTTCTCTTGAGGAAATCGCTGACCTCCTGCAGCTGCGGTATACGATGAGGTTCAAAGATCCTTTCCTCCTGCAATTTCTTGAAAACCCTCTGGTACTCTACGCATGCATGCTTCGGCACTAGATCCAGCACGGTGATAAAAACGCGCGACCAAGTTTCGTTCTCCGTCTCGGTGTAAGGAATGCTGGGTATCGGATCGCCGTACTTGTAAGCAAAAGCAATTTCGGCAATGACCTTGCGACGTGCGCGATACTCCTTGTCGGCGAAACCCGGGTGACTCATGTCGAGATCCGGTTCGTACTTGGTCATTAAATGATTGCAATTGTCAAGGTCGGAAGCGTGACGGGGAAACCAGGGATCTTTGATGCTGACGGAATTGTCGGCAAGCAGAGTCACGCCGTCCAAGGCCGAGCTTTGTCGCAGATTTCTAATCAGCTGGAGCAGACTTTGTCTAGTCATGTCAACCTTGACCAAGACTTCGAACTGCAGACCCTCTTTTTTCGAAGGCCGCGATTCAACATGCGTGATAACGCCCTTGAAATTTTCGATTGTTTTCAAAATCCTGCCCAAAGAAGCAATGCCCTCTCGCAGTCTTAATACCAAGGCTGCTTTCTGCACGTTATGCTCACTCTCCGGAGACTCCGCTATGGTCTTCGCAAGTACAATTTCCTCCTCGGTTAATCCGGAATCTGCAGAAAATCAGTTTAGTTACGTTTGATGAtttcattaaaagaaatttttttttttaaattaactattctttaaaaatggctctggaaaacaaataaaagaggtaaaaataaaatgacagtGAGAGCCTAGCGTAGTAGTACGggcgcaaaataatttttttattgtataaaaaattaattaaattaacatattgatGTGCAGAGCGAACGTTTCGGCCCTTTTTTGGCTTTCTTCAGcgcaataattttagatttgatTTAAGCTACCCGaaagaaaatagtaaaatatagttaatagTTAATTTATTAGCGGAGtgtaattgtcaaaaatagaTCGACTAAATAGATGGATTAAAcggtaaatattaaaataatagctgatagttactaaaaataaaatgcacacaattttttgttgttgtgATCGTCAAGAAAGGAGATGTCATTCTAGTCgtcaaaagtataaattatcgtaaaatgtgatgcataaaataaataaaaaaaaagaaaaaaataaataaataactaagaTCATTGAAAACCGTAAAATCGATGTGGTCTGATACATAATAGTTTGAAAGTAGTGTagagataaaatgaaataataaattgaaatgtctgaataagtaaaataaaatatatgttatcaaaGATCTTCGAAACATAATATCGGTATAGTCGGATatgtaaaatagtaaaatatggtgtgtaaaaaataataaaaagtatgaaataaataaatacaataaataaatacaataattaaatatggaataagaactactaaataaatataagttaaacAAGTCGgtcaaataaagtaaaaatataaaaaataaatacacaaataaaaaatcagtCAGTAACAATTGTGTTAAGGAATGCACAACTcagattttataaagtttctcGATTACAGTAAAATATGTTTCGGGGACCTTTAGTATTCGTCCGCAGGTTCAAACTATTCTTCTgtcttttaatatgtaaaagctCAGAGATTAGCCTTTTGTGTAAGTGTGGTTCTCTATCTCAACATTGTTCCAATCAAAATCATGGTTATGAATGACTCTATGGTCTTTTATGATGGAGTAACTACTCGTGTTTCTTCGGATATGGTTTCTGTGTCCCGAGATTCTAATAATTAGCTGTCTCTTTGTTTGTCCCACATACGACGCATCACAATcacaacaattaat is a genomic window of Cataglyphis hispanica isolate Lineage 1 chromosome 5, ULB_Chis1_1.0, whole genome shotgun sequence containing:
- the LOC126849680 gene encoding tyrosine 3-monooxygenase yields the protein MMAVAAAQKNREMFAIKKSYSIENGYPARRRSLVDDARFETLVVKQTKQSVLEEARQRANDTNADQTITCTQEQQGQEEHYVDASSSDDEQVESLICAAKKEEAKAEASDSDGKPDDDDDNDSGLTEEEIVLAKTIAESPESEHNVQKAALVLRLREGIASLGRILKTIENFKGVITHVESRPSKKEGLQFEVLVKVDMTRQSLLQLIRNLRQSSALDGVTLLADNSVSIKDPWFPRHASDLDNCNHLMTKYEPDLDMSHPGFADKEYRARRKVIAEIAFAYKYGDPIPSIPYTETENETWSRVFITVLDLVPKHACVEYQRVFKKLQEERIFEPHRIPQLQEVSDFLKRSTGFTLRPAAGLLTARDFLSSLAFRVFQSTQYIRHINSPYHTPEPDCIHELLGHMPLLADPSFAQFSQEIGLASLGASDEEIEKLSTIYWFTIEFGLCKEGTEIKAYGAGLLSAYGELLHALSDKCEHRSFDPSTTALQKYQDQEYQPIYYVAESFEDAKEKFRRWVATMSRPFEVRYNPHTQRVEVLDSVDRLEGLISQLNTEMIHLTNAVNKMKAKHFA